The Lysinibacillus pakistanensis genome includes a window with the following:
- a CDS encoding P27 family phage terminase small subunit, translating into MEEVTKELLRSYLGDSYQPSDEQLITLYVETYEFYKRMQTELKNMPLMMEHTNKANATNFIKNPLSIELTKTVQTLNNLLKSLGLTPAQRKEFKLGGGHVDDGFDSF; encoded by the coding sequence ATGGAAGAAGTTACAAAGGAATTGTTGCGGAGTTATTTAGGTGATAGTTATCAACCATCTGATGAGCAATTGATCACGCTATATGTTGAAACTTATGAGTTTTATAAACGGATGCAAACTGAATTGAAAAACATGCCATTGATGATGGAACACACCAATAAAGCGAACGCAACAAACTTCATTAAGAATCCTCTTTCGATTGAATTAACTAAAACAGTGCAAACTTTGAATAATCTACTGAAATCTTTAGGTTTGACGCCTGCTCAACGAAAGGAATTTAAGTTGGGTGGTGGTCATGTTGACGATGGCTTCGACAGTTTCTAA
- a CDS encoding HNH endonuclease, whose protein sequence is MNNKRIRKAEVVHHLKELRDYPSLALELSNLISWCNICHTSHHKNGEIKQQIANKKIDIVETKINVEIIE, encoded by the coding sequence TTGAATAATAAACGTATTCGAAAAGCAGAAGTCGTTCACCACTTAAAAGAGTTGCGTGATTATCCAAGCTTAGCATTAGAGTTATCGAACTTAATCTCATGGTGCAATATCTGTCACACATCACATCACAAGAATGGAGAAATAAAACAGCAAATTGCAAATAAAAAAATTGATATCGTTGAAACAAAAATTAATGTTGAAATTATTGAATAG